From Rubripirellula reticaptiva, the proteins below share one genomic window:
- a CDS encoding DUF1592 domain-containing protein: MKTVTKLLAFTIALSVCVLASLSALSSRTAIADAPPANDQNLATVTSFVSDNCIGCHSGGDASGGLDLESVDFSAETLAAANFDSRVWEAILKRTSTRQMPPASEYSPDEDGFDPDRPSEEAYQAVTSAMTDLLDQRATKFPNPGRTESLRRLTRTEYQNSIRDLLGIPIDAVAMLPPDESSHGFDNITVGELSPMLLSRYVSAAQAIARSAVGRADSGPIGLTVRVPADRTQLAHVEGLPLGTRGGTVFEHHFAASGQYEIELRLTRDRDEMVEGLTEPHQIDVLVDDQREHQFTVKPPPGRKDFTHVDSNLRTRIDVVRGSHRIGVTFPSKGASLAQTKRQPFDASYNRHRHPRAEPAIFQVSIIGPLAPTKSDRADANARSASDKRIFVCRPSDDAAAQERMECGEQIVRTLARRAYRRPITDEDLESPMFFFSEGDREGGFDAGVESALTSILVNPNFLFRVESDHAEDDAERRSVPISDVELASRLSFFLWSSIPDDELLSLAEANQLHDPEVLAKQVTRMLADDRSDSLTTNFASQWLYLRNLDSITPDLRLFPDFDDNLREAFRRETEELFRDMVRNDRSVLGLIDSDYTYLNQRLAKHYGVGHVFGSQFRRVNLPADSIRGGILRHGSILTVTSYATRTSPTIRGHWILKNILGTAPPPPPANVPNLKEKSTLAATSVRERLAQHRADPACASCHDLMDPVGFSLENFDAVGRWRDFDGELAIDSDGMMPDGQRINGIDALETGILARPEMFVSTMTEKLMTFGLGRGIEPDDGPTIRKIVASAAGSEYRFSSLITQIVTSNAFTHRSLR, encoded by the coding sequence ATGAAAACTGTGACGAAACTTCTCGCATTCACCATCGCACTGTCTGTTTGTGTTTTGGCGAGCTTGTCAGCTCTTTCTAGCCGGACAGCCATTGCAGACGCACCGCCGGCGAATGACCAAAATCTGGCCACCGTGACTTCGTTCGTCTCGGACAACTGCATTGGTTGCCACAGCGGCGGGGATGCGAGCGGTGGATTGGACTTGGAATCTGTCGATTTCTCGGCCGAAACGCTTGCGGCGGCGAACTTTGACAGCCGTGTCTGGGAAGCGATCCTAAAACGAACCAGCACTCGGCAGATGCCACCAGCCAGCGAGTATAGTCCTGATGAAGACGGTTTCGATCCGGATCGGCCGAGTGAGGAGGCGTATCAGGCAGTGACTTCGGCGATGACTGATTTGCTAGACCAGCGAGCCACCAAATTTCCGAATCCGGGCCGCACCGAGTCACTTCGCCGGCTGACTCGAACGGAATATCAAAACTCGATCCGCGACTTGTTGGGCATTCCCATCGATGCCGTCGCGATGTTGCCGCCTGATGAGTCGAGCCACGGCTTCGACAACATCACAGTCGGTGAACTCTCGCCGATGCTGCTGAGTCGCTATGTTTCGGCGGCTCAGGCGATCGCCCGATCGGCGGTCGGGCGTGCTGATTCGGGGCCGATCGGTTTGACGGTTCGAGTTCCTGCCGACCGAACTCAATTAGCGCACGTCGAAGGATTGCCGCTTGGCACGCGAGGTGGAACGGTGTTCGAGCACCACTTTGCGGCGTCGGGTCAATACGAGATCGAGTTGCGACTGACGCGAGATCGTGACGAGATGGTCGAAGGCTTAACCGAGCCTCACCAGATTGACGTTTTGGTCGATGACCAGCGAGAGCATCAGTTCACCGTCAAGCCACCACCAGGCCGAAAAGACTTCACTCACGTCGACTCAAACTTGCGAACTCGCATCGACGTAGTCCGAGGCTCGCATCGCATCGGAGTCACATTCCCTAGCAAGGGTGCTTCGCTAGCACAAACCAAACGCCAACCGTTCGACGCCAGCTACAACCGGCACCGTCACCCGCGCGCCGAACCCGCGATTTTTCAAGTTTCGATCATTGGCCCGCTGGCGCCGACGAAATCAGATCGGGCAGACGCCAACGCACGATCGGCAAGCGACAAGCGAATCTTTGTTTGCCGGCCCAGCGATGACGCTGCGGCGCAGGAACGCATGGAATGTGGCGAACAGATCGTCCGAACTTTAGCCCGTCGCGCGTACCGTCGCCCGATCACGGACGAAGACCTAGAGTCACCGATGTTCTTCTTTTCCGAAGGCGATCGCGAAGGCGGTTTTGATGCCGGCGTCGAGTCGGCGTTAACGTCAATCTTGGTAAACCCCAATTTTCTGTTTCGGGTCGAATCCGATCATGCCGAAGACGATGCCGAGCGTCGCTCGGTTCCCATCAGCGACGTGGAACTGGCGTCGCGGTTGTCGTTCTTTTTATGGAGCAGCATTCCGGATGATGAATTGTTGTCGCTTGCCGAGGCGAACCAGTTGCATGACCCCGAAGTGCTGGCCAAACAGGTGACGCGAATGTTGGCAGACGATCGGTCAGATTCACTGACGACGAACTTTGCTTCGCAGTGGCTGTATCTTCGCAACCTCGATTCGATCACTCCCGACCTGCGGTTGTTCCCCGACTTTGACGACAACTTGCGCGAAGCGTTTCGGCGAGAAACCGAAGAGCTGTTCCGCGACATGGTTCGAAACGATCGCAGCGTGCTGGGGCTGATCGATTCAGACTACACCTATTTGAACCAGCGATTGGCCAAGCACTATGGCGTCGGTCATGTCTTTGGCAGTCAGTTTCGCCGAGTCAACTTGCCAGCCGACAGCATCCGGGGCGGAATCCTTCGTCATGGCAGTATCCTGACCGTGACGTCCTATGCGACGCGAACATCGCCAACGATCCGTGGCCACTGGATCCTGAAGAATATCCTCGGAACGGCTCCGCCTCCGCCGCCGGCCAATGTGCCGAATCTAAAGGAAAAGTCGACGTTGGCGGCGACCAGCGTTCGCGAACGATTAGCCCAGCACCGTGCGGATCCGGCTTGTGCCAGTTGTCATGACTTGATGGATCCGGTCGGTTTTTCGCTCGAAAACTTTGACGCCGTCGGACGTTGGCGCGATTTTGATGGTGAACTTGCGATCGATTCCGACGGAATGATGCCGGATGGACAAAGGATCAATGGAATCGACGCCCTGGAAACAGGTATACTTGCGCGTCCCGAGATGTTTGTGTCGACAATGACCGAAAAGCTGATGACATTCGGACTTGGGCGCGGCATTGAACCCGACGA
- the serB gene encoding phosphoserine phosphatase SerB produces the protein MEPITEHHSSDKAVTVDSKVSLVLLRFTGEDRPGLTASLSELLASFGCLIIDINQAVIHQSLLLGVLVQIPAEQDPDRVIEAMQDRGESLGLRCKPRHIHDGDYDAWVDRQGKSRFILTLLSRAVTAEQFSAVSSMLAQQGLNIDVITRLSGRPPRIPTSKLTRACVEFSIRGEPRDKNQLKASLLELSSSLELDLAWQRDDAFRRNRRVVAFDMDSTLLQAEVIDELAKEAGVGDEVIAITEAAMRGEIDFDESLRQRVSKLAGLSESVLPIIAERLELTEGAERLLTSLRRFGYRTAILSGGFSYFGEYLKKRLKIDYVYANELEIVDGKLTGRVTGEIVNAQRKAELLQSLADAEGVDRKQLIAIGDGANDLPMLARAGLGIAFHAKPIVRQSAEHQMSTLGLDAVLYLLGVRDRDLE, from the coding sequence ATGGAACCCATCACTGAACATCACTCGTCGGACAAAGCCGTGACAGTCGATTCCAAAGTTTCATTGGTACTGCTTCGGTTTACCGGTGAAGACCGGCCAGGATTGACCGCGTCGCTTTCCGAATTGTTGGCATCCTTTGGTTGCTTGATCATCGACATCAACCAAGCGGTGATCCACCAGTCACTGCTGTTGGGTGTGCTGGTTCAAATTCCAGCAGAACAAGATCCTGATCGAGTCATCGAAGCGATGCAGGATCGTGGCGAGTCGTTGGGGCTGCGGTGTAAGCCGCGGCACATCCACGACGGGGACTATGACGCCTGGGTCGATCGCCAAGGAAAGTCACGGTTCATTCTGACGCTGCTATCGCGGGCCGTGACTGCGGAACAGTTCAGCGCCGTCAGCAGCATGTTGGCGCAACAGGGATTGAACATCGACGTCATCACTCGGTTGTCCGGTCGCCCCCCCCGCATCCCCACCAGCAAGCTGACTCGTGCCTGTGTCGAGTTCTCGATCCGCGGCGAACCGCGTGACAAAAACCAACTGAAAGCCAGTCTTCTGGAACTTTCTAGCAGCTTGGAACTCGACTTGGCTTGGCAGCGAGATGACGCCTTTCGACGGAACCGCCGCGTCGTCGCGTTCGACATGGATTCGACACTGCTGCAAGCCGAAGTGATCGACGAGCTGGCCAAGGAAGCAGGCGTTGGTGACGAAGTCATCGCAATCACCGAAGCGGCAATGCGAGGTGAAATCGATTTTGATGAATCGCTGCGTCAGCGTGTCAGCAAGCTGGCCGGATTATCGGAGTCGGTGTTGCCGATCATCGCCGAGCGATTGGAGTTGACCGAGGGCGCCGAGCGGTTGCTAACGTCACTGCGTCGGTTTGGATATCGAACCGCTATTTTGTCGGGCGGATTTTCGTACTTCGGCGAGTACCTGAAAAAGCGTTTAAAGATTGACTATGTCTACGCGAACGAGCTGGAAATCGTCGATGGCAAGTTGACTGGACGTGTGACAGGCGAAATCGTCAACGCCCAGCGAAAAGCCGAATTGCTGCAGTCGCTTGCAGATGCCGAGGGCGTCGACCGAAAGCAGTTGATCGCGATCGGTGACGGCGCAAACGATCTGCCAATGTTGGCTCGCGCGGGACTCGGTATTGCATTCCACGCAAAACCAATCGTTCGCCAATCAGCCGAACACCAAATGTCGACGCTGGGACTAGATGCTGTTCTGTATTTGCTGGGCGTGCGAGACCGCGACTTGGAATAG
- a CDS encoding DUF808 domain-containing protein, translating to MASGLLLLLDDITTILDDVSILTKVAAKKTAGVLGDDLALNAQQVSGVDASRELPVVWAVAKGSLLNKVILVPSALTLSAIAPWSIDPLLIAGGAYLCFEGCEKLAHAFFHDPEDEKHAREHESLIADNSVDIVAAEKTKIAGAIRTDFILSAEIVVITLGTVATEPFMTRVAVLVAISLLMTVGVYGLVAGIVKLDDLGRHLILTSPAKPASSLRRSIGTSILTLAPYLMKFLSLAGTVAMFLVGGGLLAHGIAPIHHFIESVEHRVAAIEPIGGFLASISTMVLNGIIGVLIGAIVLAVVLLAKKIFAKPASQA from the coding sequence ATGGCTAGCGGTTTGTTGTTGTTGCTCGACGACATCACGACAATTCTCGATGACGTTTCGATATTGACGAAGGTTGCTGCTAAAAAGACCGCCGGCGTCTTGGGCGACGACTTGGCTCTGAACGCTCAGCAGGTTTCGGGTGTCGACGCCAGTCGCGAATTGCCAGTCGTGTGGGCAGTCGCGAAGGGATCGCTATTGAACAAGGTAATCCTGGTCCCGTCGGCATTAACGCTTAGCGCGATCGCACCTTGGTCAATTGACCCACTGTTGATCGCCGGCGGTGCTTATCTTTGTTTCGAAGGCTGCGAAAAACTGGCGCATGCGTTCTTTCATGATCCGGAAGACGAAAAACACGCTCGAGAGCACGAGTCGTTGATCGCTGATAACTCGGTCGACATTGTGGCAGCCGAAAAGACCAAGATCGCCGGCGCGATTCGCACCGACTTCATTTTGTCGGCTGAGATTGTCGTCATCACTCTGGGGACCGTAGCGACGGAACCATTCATGACGCGAGTCGCCGTTTTGGTGGCGATTAGCCTGTTGATGACGGTCGGCGTCTACGGTTTAGTGGCGGGAATCGTCAAGCTGGACGACCTTGGTAGACATCTGATTCTGACCAGTCCGGCTAAGCCAGCGTCATCCCTGCGACGGTCGATTGGAACGTCGATTCTAACGCTGGCGCCGTATCTAATGAAATTCTTGTCGTTGGCCGGCACGGTCGCGATGTTCTTGGTCGGCGGCGGACTGCTTGCCCACGGAATCGCGCCGATCCACCATTTCATTGAATCGGTCGAACATCGCGTTGCGGCGATCGAACCAATTGGTGGATTTCTGGCCAGCATTTCGACCATGGTACTGAACGGAATCATCGGCGTTTTGATCGGCGCGATTGTATTGGCAGTGGTTTTGTTGGCAAAAAAGATATTCGCGAAACCGGCCAGCCAAGCCTAA
- a CDS encoding arylsulfatase translates to MRTLMFAVAIAAILSVSVACSTVCLAVGDAADRAGTDERPNIIVILVDDMGFSDMGYGSEIPTPNLDAMAAGGAKFSQFYNTGRCCPTRASLLTGLYSHQAGVGWMTTDQGTPGYAGGLNSNCVTIAEVMREAGYLTAMTGKWHVGFEHGVTPWGRGFDRSLNLPAGGVHFSNQTGSKGGSKIFLNGDSIAKDDPRLNPPWYACDLFTDQGIRFVDEAIAADKPFFWYLAHTAPHFPCMAPEATIAKYRGKYMKGWDVLREERYERQIELGLIDRSWKLEPRPDAIPAWDSLSAEEQKRYDDMMAIYAAMIEEIDKNLGKLTEALRSRNELDNTLILFMSDNGGNAEAGINGKYEGDLPGNPHSNVFIGRCWAHLNNTPFRMYKHYNHEGGIATPLVAHWPAAIKPSGDEKDWITTPTHLIDVMATCVDLGRAHYPAQFNGNAITPMQGQSLKPLLTGQGTFNDRPLFWEHEGNAAMRVGDKKLVRVKGEPWELFDLATDRTEQDNLAESETETRDEMVAAWRKWALSSAVLPKPEPKPNGGKSRAANPKKKRQKIKS, encoded by the coding sequence ATGCGAACTCTGATGTTTGCCGTTGCGATTGCTGCGATTCTTTCTGTTTCGGTTGCCTGCTCTACGGTATGCCTTGCCGTCGGCGATGCGGCCGATAGGGCTGGAACCGACGAACGCCCCAATATCATCGTCATCTTGGTAGACGACATGGGGTTTTCGGACATGGGGTACGGCAGCGAGATTCCGACGCCGAATCTTGATGCGATGGCGGCGGGCGGAGCCAAGTTTTCGCAGTTCTACAACACGGGACGATGTTGCCCGACCCGGGCTTCGCTTCTGACTGGACTGTATTCGCACCAGGCCGGTGTGGGCTGGATGACGACCGATCAAGGAACGCCTGGGTATGCCGGCGGACTGAATTCGAACTGTGTCACGATTGCCGAGGTGATGCGAGAGGCTGGTTACTTGACCGCGATGACGGGCAAGTGGCACGTCGGATTCGAGCATGGCGTCACTCCCTGGGGACGAGGCTTCGATCGCAGCTTGAACTTGCCGGCCGGTGGCGTCCACTTTTCGAATCAGACCGGATCGAAGGGTGGTTCGAAGATTTTCTTGAACGGCGACAGCATCGCCAAAGACGATCCGCGATTGAACCCACCGTGGTATGCCTGTGACCTGTTTACCGATCAAGGCATTCGTTTTGTGGACGAAGCAATTGCGGCCGACAAGCCATTCTTTTGGTACCTCGCCCATACCGCGCCGCACTTTCCCTGCATGGCTCCCGAAGCAACAATCGCAAAGTACCGTGGCAAGTACATGAAGGGCTGGGATGTGCTGCGTGAAGAACGTTACGAACGCCAGATCGAGTTGGGACTGATCGACAGGAGCTGGAAACTTGAACCTCGGCCCGACGCGATCCCGGCTTGGGATTCGTTATCTGCCGAAGAACAAAAACGCTACGACGACATGATGGCGATCTATGCCGCGATGATCGAAGAGATCGACAAGAATCTGGGCAAACTGACCGAAGCACTTCGATCACGAAATGAACTGGACAACACGTTGATCTTGTTCATGTCCGACAACGGTGGGAATGCCGAGGCTGGCATCAACGGAAAGTACGAAGGCGACCTGCCAGGCAATCCGCATTCGAATGTGTTCATCGGTCGCTGCTGGGCTCACTTGAACAATACGCCCTTTCGCATGTACAAGCACTACAACCACGAAGGTGGCATCGCCACACCGTTGGTCGCGCATTGGCCGGCCGCGATCAAACCGAGCGGCGACGAAAAAGACTGGATCACCACACCGACTCACTTGATCGACGTGATGGCGACCTGTGTTGATTTGGGCCGTGCCCATTACCCAGCACAATTTAACGGCAACGCGATCACACCCATGCAGGGGCAGAGCCTGAAACCGCTGTTGACCGGCCAAGGCACTTTCAACGATCGACCACTGTTCTGGGAACACGAAGGCAATGCGGCGATGCGAGTCGGCGACAAGAAGCTGGTCCGCGTGAAGGGCGAACCGTGGGAACTGTTTGACTTGGCGACGGACCGAACCGAGCAAGATAACCTTGCCGAGTCCGAGACGGAAACGCGAGACGAGATGGTGGCGGCGTGGAGAAAATGGGCGTTAAGTTCGGCTGTATTGCCCAAACCTGAACCGAAACCGAATGGCGGGAAATCGAGGGCGGCAAACCCGAAGAAGAAACGCCAAAAGATCAAGTCTTAG
- a CDS encoding DHH family phosphoesterase yields MTHFDVFNGDADGICALHQLRLADPRPSTLVTGVKRDIDLLRRVDVKAGDSVTVLDISLDKNRDDLVRLLGDDVPVVYFDHHFAGEIPDSPHLTSHIDTAGDVCTGLLVNRYLKDAFLPWAVVALYGDNLYDAARSAASPLALNETQLGQLETLGTLLNYNGYGSTLDDLFFAPGELYRRVSPYADPFEFIASDTTFQTLDEGFRSDMTRARTIEPVLATEKCAAFEFPCESFSRRVSGVYSNELARLNPDRAHALLSLLPSGDYLVSVRAPLATKVGADDLVRQFPTGGGRKAAAGINQLPASQLQEFLDAMQRQFV; encoded by the coding sequence GTGACCCACTTTGATGTCTTCAACGGTGATGCCGATGGTATTTGTGCCCTTCACCAACTACGGCTCGCGGATCCTCGGCCGAGTACGCTAGTAACGGGCGTCAAACGCGACATTGATTTGCTTCGACGGGTCGACGTTAAGGCCGGCGACAGTGTCACAGTGCTGGACATCTCGCTGGATAAGAACCGCGACGACCTCGTTCGCTTGCTAGGTGACGATGTTCCCGTAGTCTATTTCGACCACCATTTCGCAGGCGAGATCCCTGACTCGCCGCACTTGACTTCACATATCGATACCGCAGGCGACGTTTGCACGGGCTTGTTGGTAAATCGATATTTAAAGGACGCTTTTTTGCCGTGGGCTGTGGTGGCACTGTACGGCGACAATTTGTACGACGCGGCTCGGTCGGCGGCGAGTCCACTTGCATTGAACGAGACGCAGCTCGGCCAACTCGAAACGCTCGGGACGCTGCTGAATTACAACGGTTATGGCAGCACGCTGGATGATTTATTCTTCGCACCCGGCGAACTCTATCGGCGAGTTTCTCCTTACGCCGACCCGTTTGAATTCATCGCCTCCGATACGACTTTTCAGACGCTTGACGAAGGTTTTCGCAGCGACATGACGCGAGCTCGAACGATCGAACCGGTTTTGGCGACTGAGAAATGCGCCGCGTTCGAGTTCCCATGCGAATCGTTTTCGCGCCGAGTCAGTGGCGTGTACAGCAACGAACTCGCACGCTTGAATCCTGACCGTGCCCACGCTCTGCTCAGCCTGCTACCGTCGGGCGACTATCTGGTCAGCGTCCGCGCGCCGCTGGCAACCAAAGTTGGCGCCGATGATTTAGTTCGGCAGTTTCCGACCGGCGGTGGGCGTAAAGCGGCTGCGGGAATCAACCAATTGCCGGCCAGCCAACTGCAAGAGTTTCTGGACGCGATGCAACGTCAGTTTGTCTGA
- the rtcR gene encoding RNA repair transcriptional activator RtcR, with the protein MNKSNVLIGLLGTQLDTATRKSTDRWSGWRPSVAICQQDDFIVDRFELLADPKHTKLANQVSADIETVSPETTVHQHLIALADPWDLEEVYATLHDFSRSYSFDTDRNNYYVHITTGSHVAQICLFLLTESRHLPATLLQTSPPKSRGRSRRLEAESTAGSYQIIDLDLSRYDQLAKRFGEEHDEARSILKCGIDTKDAAFNELIERIERVSLATTAPILMTGPTGAGKTQLAKRIYELKRNRRQIQGPLVEVNCATIRGEQAMSTLFGHTKGAFTGAATSRAGLLKSADGGMLFLDEIGELGLDEQAMLLRAIEEKQFLPVGSDKTTESNFQLIAGTNRDLSSEIAKGTFREDLLARINLWSFRLPGLVERRADIDPNLDFELQQFTKASGQKITIGKEARKAFVDFAMAPDSSWKANFRDLNAAVTRMSTLADGGRITPALVDEEITRLRSSWTEASPDRTSEDTLTPLLGKDRLAEIDAFDRIQLAEVVRVCRRSKTLSAAGRELFNVSRKSKAKPNDADRLKKYLTRFGLHWDELN; encoded by the coding sequence ATGAACAAATCTAACGTTTTGATCGGCCTGCTTGGTACCCAATTGGACACCGCGACTCGCAAGTCGACGGATCGCTGGTCGGGCTGGCGTCCGTCCGTGGCGATCTGCCAACAGGATGACTTTATCGTCGATCGATTTGAGCTGTTGGCCGATCCCAAGCACACAAAACTTGCCAACCAGGTTTCGGCGGACATCGAAACGGTGTCGCCCGAAACCACGGTTCACCAACACTTGATCGCGCTTGCCGATCCTTGGGACTTGGAAGAAGTCTATGCGACGCTACATGACTTCAGCCGCAGCTATTCGTTCGACACCGATCGCAACAACTACTACGTCCACATCACCACCGGTTCGCACGTCGCCCAGATTTGTTTGTTCTTGCTGACCGAATCGCGTCATTTGCCCGCGACGCTGTTGCAAACGTCGCCACCGAAAAGCCGTGGACGTTCGCGACGGCTAGAGGCCGAAAGCACAGCGGGTAGCTACCAAATCATTGACCTAGACCTTTCGCGCTACGATCAACTCGCGAAACGGTTCGGCGAAGAGCACGACGAAGCTCGGTCGATTCTAAAGTGCGGCATCGACACGAAAGACGCCGCGTTCAACGAACTGATCGAACGCATCGAACGAGTCAGTTTGGCAACCACGGCACCGATCTTAATGACAGGACCCACCGGCGCCGGCAAGACTCAGTTGGCTAAACGGATCTACGAGCTCAAACGAAACCGACGACAGATCCAAGGCCCGCTTGTCGAAGTCAACTGTGCAACGATTCGTGGCGAGCAGGCGATGTCGACTCTGTTTGGTCACACCAAAGGCGCGTTCACTGGGGCGGCGACTTCGCGTGCCGGACTGCTGAAGTCGGCGGACGGCGGAATGTTGTTCCTTGACGAAATCGGCGAACTTGGGCTCGATGAGCAAGCGATGCTGCTGCGCGCGATCGAAGAGAAACAGTTCCTGCCCGTCGGCTCCGATAAAACAACCGAAAGCAATTTTCAGTTGATCGCTGGAACCAATCGCGATCTCAGTTCGGAAATCGCAAAGGGCACTTTTCGTGAAGACCTGCTCGCTCGCATCAATCTGTGGTCGTTCAGGTTGCCGGGACTTGTCGAGCGGCGAGCTGATATTGATCCCAACCTCGACTTCGAACTGCAACAGTTCACGAAGGCGAGCGGCCAGAAGATTACGATCGGCAAGGAAGCAAGGAAGGCGTTTGTCGACTTTGCGATGGCACCGGATTCGTCTTGGAAAGCCAACTTCCGTGACTTAAACGCGGCCGTGACTCGCATGTCAACGCTCGCCGACGGTGGCCGAATCACTCCCGCACTTGTCGACGAGGAAATCACACGCCTGCGATCAAGCTGGACAGAAGCTTCCCCTGATCGAACGTCGGAAGACACATTGACGCCGCTGCTGGGCAAGGATCGACTGGCCGAGATCGACGCTTTTGATCGAATCCAGTTGGCCGAAGTGGTTCGAGTCTGCCGACGCTCGAAAACACTTTCCGCAGCCGGACGCGAACTCTTCAACGTTTCGCGGAAGTCAAAAGCCAAGCCGAATGACGCGGACCGATTGAAGAAGTACCTGACTCGGTTCGGTTTGCATTGGGACGAACTGAACTAG